A region from the Actinomycetota bacterium genome encodes:
- the nuoK gene encoding NADH-quinone oxidoreductase subunit NuoK, with product MRVGPGAYLLLSAVLFGIGVVGVLIRRNAIVVFMCIELMLNAVNLSFITFAKTNGALDGQVLAFFVMAVAAAEVVVGLGILVAIFRKRSSISVDDVNLLKG from the coding sequence ATGAGGGTCGGACCCGGCGCCTACCTCCTGCTGTCGGCCGTCCTGTTCGGCATCGGCGTGGTCGGGGTGCTGATCCGGCGCAACGCCATCGTCGTGTTCATGTGCATCGAGCTGATGCTGAACGCGGTCAACCTGTCGTTCATCACCTTCGCCAAGACCAACGGCGCCCTCGACGGCCAGGTGCTGGCCTTCTTCGTCATGGCCGTGGCCGCCGCCGAGGTCGTGGTCGGCCTCGGCATCCTCGTCGCCATCTTCCGCAAGCGCTCGTCGATCTCGGTCGACGACGTCAACCTGCTCAAGGGGTGA
- the nuoI gene encoding NADH-quinone oxidoreductase subunit NuoI encodes MMPSEILKGLSVTFRSMFRKRNTVQYPEEKKPTSPRFHGRHQLNRYPDGLERCIGCELCAYACPADAIYVQGADNTPEARYSVGERYAAIYQINYNRCIFCGLCIEACPTRALTMTNEYELSSPTRQGLVYDKPDLLAAVPSGAKAPPHVDAEDGPPTIARYGPQASVSQESVEPVWALLREQETRQADRELPPDRTVPR; translated from the coding sequence ATGATGCCCAGCGAGATCCTGAAGGGGCTGTCGGTCACCTTCCGGAGCATGTTCCGCAAGCGCAACACCGTGCAGTATCCGGAGGAGAAGAAGCCGACCTCGCCCCGGTTCCACGGCCGCCACCAGCTCAACCGCTACCCGGACGGCCTGGAGCGCTGCATCGGCTGCGAGCTGTGCGCCTACGCCTGCCCGGCCGACGCCATCTACGTCCAGGGGGCCGACAACACCCCGGAGGCCCGCTACTCGGTCGGGGAGCGGTACGCGGCCATCTACCAGATCAACTACAACCGCTGCATCTTCTGCGGCCTCTGCATCGAGGCCTGCCCGACCCGCGCCCTGACCATGACCAACGAGTACGAGCTGTCCTCGCCGACCCGCCAGGGGCTGGTCTACGACAAGCCCGACCTGCTGGCCGCCGTGCCTTCCGGGGCCAAGGCCCCGCCCCACGTCGACGCCGAGGACGGGCCGCCGACGATCGCCCGCTACGGCCCCCAGGCGTCCGTCTCCCAGGAGTCGGTCGAGCCGGTCTGGGCGCTGCTGCGCGAGCAGGAGACCCGCCAGGCCGACCGCGAGCTCCCCCCCGACAGGACGGTCCCCAGGTGA
- the nuoL gene encoding NADH-quinone oxidoreductase subunit L has protein sequence MNATGATRLIWLLPVLPLAGFAVNVLFGQRLRALAGWIATLAVAAAFAVAVAAFFELLSHPGEERTQILRGYEWFVSGDLRVAFDLRWDPLSAVMALVVTGVSSLIHLYSIGYMAHDERRETFFSWLNLFVASMLVLVLAQNFLVMFLGWEGVGLCSYLLVGFWFNRRLLVVNPRGRLVEGEPDDTREVWAPPAAKKAFLANRIGDVGFLLAMFLVFATTGSLDFDVVFGEAGALAAGTATAIALLLFLACTGKSAQFPLYVWLPDAMAGPTPVSALIHAATMVTAGVFLVARTHSIFEASGTAQTVVLLVGAGTALLAALIAIGQDDIKKILAYSTVSQLGYMFIGVALGPIGYAAGMLHLVTHAFFKAQLFLGAGSVMHGNDDDTDVKHFGGLRSAMPITFWTTMAAWAAIVGVPFTSGFYSKDQVLAALFEHGGLGLLAWAIGVFTAGLTAFYMSRYVFLTFFGERRWPEGRHPHESPPVMTIPLIVLGVLALVAGFALTTFTGEGGRFQQFLEPVLGAPEEHESLAAAAGLSAVATGLAAVGAVVAWLLYVRPFDWLALRRRWAGAWRPLAERLYVDQVYEFFTVNLGGAFAAFLARNVDQRGIDGAVNGVAELVGDAARSGRRLQSGLVRSYALGVLGGAVLIVAFLVFRP, from the coding sequence CTGAACGCAACCGGCGCGACCCGACTGATCTGGCTGCTCCCGGTCCTGCCCCTGGCCGGGTTCGCGGTCAACGTGCTCTTCGGCCAGCGCCTGCGCGCCCTGGCCGGCTGGATCGCCACCCTGGCCGTCGCCGCCGCCTTCGCCGTCGCCGTGGCCGCCTTCTTCGAGCTGCTGTCGCATCCCGGGGAGGAGCGCACCCAGATCCTGCGGGGCTACGAGTGGTTCGTCTCCGGCGACCTGCGGGTCGCCTTCGACCTCCGCTGGGATCCCCTGTCGGCCGTCATGGCCCTGGTCGTGACCGGCGTCTCCAGCCTCATCCACCTGTACTCGATCGGCTACATGGCCCACGACGAGCGGCGCGAGACCTTCTTCTCCTGGCTCAACCTGTTCGTGGCCTCGATGCTGGTGCTCGTCCTGGCCCAGAACTTCCTGGTCATGTTCCTCGGCTGGGAGGGGGTCGGGCTCTGCTCCTACCTGCTGGTCGGGTTCTGGTTCAACCGGCGGCTGCTGGTCGTCAACCCGCGCGGCCGCCTGGTCGAAGGCGAGCCCGACGACACCCGCGAGGTGTGGGCGCCGCCCGCGGCCAAGAAGGCCTTCCTGGCCAACCGCATCGGCGACGTCGGCTTCCTGCTGGCCATGTTCCTGGTCTTCGCCACCACCGGCAGCCTCGACTTCGACGTCGTCTTCGGCGAGGCCGGCGCCCTGGCCGCGGGCACGGCCACGGCCATCGCCCTGCTGCTGTTCCTGGCCTGCACGGGCAAGAGCGCCCAGTTCCCGCTGTACGTCTGGCTGCCCGACGCCATGGCCGGCCCGACCCCGGTGTCGGCTCTCATCCACGCCGCCACCATGGTCACGGCCGGTGTCTTCCTGGTCGCCAGGACCCACTCCATCTTCGAGGCCTCGGGCACCGCCCAGACGGTGGTGCTGCTGGTCGGCGCCGGCACCGCCCTGCTGGCCGCGCTCATCGCCATCGGCCAGGACGACATCAAGAAGATCCTCGCCTACTCGACCGTCTCCCAGCTCGGCTACATGTTCATCGGCGTCGCCCTGGGGCCGATCGGCTACGCCGCCGGCATGCTCCACCTGGTCACCCACGCCTTCTTCAAGGCCCAGCTGTTCCTCGGGGCCGGGTCGGTGATGCACGGCAACGACGACGACACCGACGTCAAGCACTTCGGCGGGCTGCGCTCGGCCATGCCGATCACCTTCTGGACGACCATGGCCGCCTGGGCGGCCATCGTCGGGGTGCCGTTCACCTCCGGCTTCTACTCCAAGGACCAGGTGCTGGCCGCCCTGTTCGAGCACGGCGGGCTCGGCCTGCTGGCCTGGGCGATCGGGGTGTTCACGGCCGGCCTGACCGCCTTCTACATGTCCCGCTACGTGTTCCTGACCTTCTTCGGCGAGCGGCGCTGGCCCGAGGGCCGCCACCCGCACGAGTCGCCGCCGGTCATGACCATCCCGCTGATCGTGCTCGGCGTCCTGGCCCTGGTGGCCGGGTTCGCCCTCACCACCTTCACCGGCGAGGGCGGCCGCTTCCAGCAGTTCCTGGAGCCGGTCCTCGGCGCGCCCGAGGAGCACGAGTCGCTGGCCGCCGCGGCCGGGCTGTCGGCGGTGGCCACCGGGCTGGCCGCGGTCGGGGCCGTCGTCGCCTGGCTGCTGTACGTCCGGCCGTTCGACTGGCTGGCCCTGCGCCGCCGCTGGGCCGGCGCCTGGCGGCCCCTGGCCGAGCGGCTCTACGTCGACCAGGTCTACGAGTTCTTCACCGTCAACCTGGGCGGCGCCTTCGCCGCCTTCCTGGCCCGCAACGTCGACCAGCGTGGCATCGACGGGGCCGTCAACGGCGTGGCCGAGCTGGTCGGGGACGCCGCCCGCAGCGGCCGCCGCCTCCAGTCCGGCCTGGTCCGCAGCTACGCCCTCGGCGTCCTCGGGGGCGCCGTGCTGATCGTCGCCTTCCTGGTGTTCCGGCCATGA
- a CDS encoding NADH-quinone oxidoreductase subunit M, giving the protein MLLTATLFAPLAGALLVALVPAARQETARLVALAASLATLALAVVLAARFRTGDPGFQLGMTAEWVPAFGVSYRVGVDGVSLPLVLLTAVLTPLAIAGSWRMADRPRTYLGLLLVLETAMLGVFVSLDLFLFYVFWEAVLVPGYFLIGSFGGERRVYAAVKFFVYTLLGGLLMLVGIIALFWLHREATGTPTFDYQALVDFDKSPATQRWLFAAFFAAFAIKTPVWPFHTWLPDAYTEAPTTTTVLLAGVMSKLGVYGFLRFALPLFPDGARWAQPLLLILAVVGILYCALVATMQRDFKTLVAYSSVSHLGFIVLGIFAFNLQGLQGGVFYMVAHGLVIGGLFFVTGMLEERRGTRRIDEFGGLQQAVPRMAGVMLVITLGSVALPGLVGFVGEFLTLLGAFLENRVYAVLATVGVILGAVYLLWAYQRMWHGPLEREENRAMPDLNGREWAILAPLVAAIIVLGLFPRPVLERVEPSAQRVVEQTQAPSP; this is encoded by the coding sequence GTGCTGCTGACCGCAACCCTGTTCGCCCCCCTGGCCGGGGCGCTGCTGGTCGCCCTCGTCCCGGCGGCCCGGCAGGAGACGGCCCGGCTGGTGGCGCTGGCGGCCAGCCTGGCCACGCTCGCCCTGGCGGTCGTGCTGGCGGCCCGCTTCCGCACCGGCGACCCCGGGTTCCAGCTCGGCATGACCGCCGAGTGGGTGCCGGCCTTCGGGGTCAGCTACCGGGTCGGGGTCGACGGGGTCAGCCTGCCCCTGGTCCTGCTCACCGCCGTGCTCACCCCGCTGGCCATCGCCGGCTCCTGGCGCATGGCCGACCGGCCGCGCACCTACCTGGGCCTGCTGCTGGTGCTGGAGACGGCCATGCTGGGCGTGTTCGTGAGCCTGGACCTGTTCCTGTTCTACGTGTTCTGGGAGGCGGTGCTGGTCCCGGGCTACTTCCTGATCGGCTCGTTCGGGGGCGAGCGGCGGGTGTACGCCGCGGTCAAGTTCTTCGTCTACACCCTGCTCGGCGGGCTGCTCATGCTGGTCGGCATCATCGCCCTGTTCTGGCTGCACCGGGAGGCGACCGGCACCCCGACCTTCGACTACCAGGCCCTGGTCGACTTCGACAAGTCGCCGGCCACCCAACGCTGGCTGTTCGCCGCCTTCTTCGCCGCCTTCGCCATCAAGACCCCGGTGTGGCCGTTCCACACCTGGCTGCCCGACGCCTACACCGAGGCCCCGACCACCACCACCGTGCTGCTGGCCGGGGTCATGTCCAAGCTGGGCGTGTACGGGTTCCTCCGCTTCGCCCTGCCGCTGTTCCCCGACGGCGCCCGCTGGGCCCAGCCGCTGCTGCTCATCCTGGCCGTGGTCGGGATCCTCTACTGCGCCCTGGTCGCCACCATGCAGCGCGACTTCAAGACCCTCGTCGCCTACTCGTCCGTGTCCCACCTGGGCTTCATCGTGCTCGGCATCTTCGCCTTCAACCTCCAGGGGCTCCAGGGCGGGGTGTTCTACATGGTCGCCCACGGGCTGGTCATCGGCGGGCTGTTCTTCGTCACCGGCATGCTGGAGGAGCGACGCGGCACCCGCCGGATCGACGAGTTCGGCGGCCTCCAGCAGGCCGTGCCCCGCATGGCAGGGGTGATGCTGGTGATCACCCTCGGCTCGGTCGCCCTGCCCGGCCTGGTCGGGTTCGTGGGCGAGTTCCTCACCCTGCTCGGGGCCTTCCTGGAGAATCGCGTCTACGCCGTGCTGGCCACCGTCGGGGTGATCCTGGGCGCCGTCTACCTGCTCTGGGCCTACCAGCGGATGTGGCACGGGCCGCTGGAGCGGGAGGAGAACCGGGCCATGCCCGACCTGAACGGCCGG
- a CDS encoding NADH-quinone oxidoreductase subunit J — translation MTPVLAATASEQAELIVFVVLAPLAVATALGMVLTRNAVYSALLLVVNFFCLAGFYVLLEAQFVAAVQVIVYAGAIMVLFLFVLMLLGIGNEVVVKEQMRGQRPAAVLLTLGLLVTIVGALFAGVFDAAPASLAAANEGGNVQAVGRILFTRYTFAFETAGVLLVVAAVGALVLGKRQQP, via the coding sequence GTGACGCCGGTGCTGGCCGCCACCGCATCCGAGCAGGCCGAGCTGATCGTCTTCGTCGTGCTCGCCCCCCTGGCCGTGGCCACCGCCCTTGGCATGGTCCTGACCCGCAACGCCGTCTACTCGGCCCTGCTGCTGGTGGTCAACTTCTTCTGCCTGGCCGGGTTCTACGTGCTGCTGGAGGCCCAGTTCGTGGCCGCCGTGCAGGTGATCGTGTACGCCGGGGCGATCATGGTCCTGTTCCTGTTCGTGCTGATGCTGCTCGGCATCGGCAACGAGGTGGTGGTGAAGGAACAGATGAGGGGCCAGCGCCCGGCGGCCGTGCTGCTCACCCTTGGGTTGCTGGTCACGATCGTCGGCGCCCTGTTCGCCGGGGTGTTCGACGCCGCCCCGGCCAGCCTGGCCGCGGCCAACGAGGGCGGCAACGTCCAGGCGGTGGGCCGGATCCTGTTCACCCGCTACACCTTCGCCTTCGAGACGGCCGGGGTGCTGCTGGTGGTGGCCGCCGTCGGCGCCCTCGTCCTCGGGAAGCGGCAGCAGCCATGA